The genomic interval GGCCGCGTGCTCGGGCCCCTTCCTGGCCGAGGACTTCTTCCGGGTCCCCGGGGAGGAGCGTTCGGCGCGCGCTGAACGTTGTTCTGCCATGGTGACCAGTCTGGTCACCACGGGGGACTTCGCATCCTGAGTGAGCCGGTGGTGCGACATCCCGCCCGCCCGGGCCGGTCAGCAGGCAGGGCGGCCGGGCAGGGCAGAAGGCGGGCGAGGTCGGACGACAGCCGGGGTCAGAGACCGGCAGGGCAGAAGGCAGGCCAAGACGGACGACAGCCGGGGGCAGAGACCGGCAGGGCAGAAGGCAGGCGGAGACGGACGACAGCCGGGGTCAGGCCGCGGGCGGCCTCCTCGCCAGCACAAACCCCTGCGGCACCCGCTCCGGGAACGGCCCGTCCGTCTCCCGCTCCCGCCACACCCGGGACACCACCTCCAGGCCCGCGTCCCGCAGCAGCTCGGCGATCCGCTCGGGCTGCCGCCGGTGGAAGTCGAGCGAGACCTCCATGCCCCACGCCTCCGTGAACCGCAGCGGCTCGTCCCCGACCTGGAAGCCCAGCTGTACGTGCGCCCCCGGGGCCAGTACGCGGTTGAACTCCCCGAAGGCGCGCGGCAGTTCCGCGTCCGGAACATGGATCGTCGAGTACCAGGCGAGCAGCCCGCCCAGCGAGGCGTCCGGCAGCCCGAGGTCCAGCATGGAACCCTCCTCGAAGCGCAGACCCGGGTGCTCCTCCCGCGCCACGGCGACCATCCGCGGGGAGAGGTCGATCCCGAACACGTCCAGCCCCAGGCCCAGTCCGTGGAGGTGCGCGGTCACCCGCCCCGTCCCGCAGCCGACATCGGCCACCGGGAGGCCGCCGCCGCCCGCCGCCGCGAGCTCGGCGAACGCGCTCAACAGCGCACGCTCCAGGGGCTTGGCCGCCAACTCGCCTCGGGCGAAATCGACGTAGGCGGGGGCCATGGCGTCGTACGAGGACCGGGTGGCGTTCAGGAAGTCAGGCTCGGAGTTCATGGACCGGAACCCTACGACAGGCCTGATACCGCGACTCCGCACGGGCTGAGCGCGTGACCTGCAACTCCCAGCGCGAGGCTCCGGGCTCTTGTCCCGTGCGGGCCGGCTGCGCCGGAACAGAAGCGGAGCATCTGCTTCCACCCTTGGTGGCTCGGCTTTTGCGGTGAGCCGCAACAGCATGGCCGGGCCACTGCCACCTGGGCGATTCTTCCCGTGGACGGGGTGCCCCGACCGGAGGAGAGTCCCCGGACTTCCAGGACTCGACTCCGGTCGTGCGCCCCGGCGACGGAAAGGCGCCGAGGTACCGGCGCCGTGTCGAAGGGAGCGGCGATGAAGAGGGTGTACGTGTCCACGTGCGCCGGGATGGCGGCCATGGCGGCCCTCCTCGCCGGCTGCGACGCGGACGCCGGTACCGCACCGGAGCGCGCCCACCCGGCGGTTGAGGCGCAGGTCACCGGAGGGGAACTGTCCCCCGCCGAAGAGCTTCTGGTGCAGCGCGCGGAACAGCTGATGGTGAAGGAGTGCATGGAGGAGGCCGGCTTCAGCTACTGGGCCGGTGTCCTGCCGACGCCCGACGATCTGCGGGGCGGAGGTTACGTGCTGACCGACGCCGCCTGGGCGAAGCGCAACGGGTACGGGAGCCGGGTCCGTGAGAGGCTCCAGCGGCTGCAGCGCGACGACCCGAACCACGCCTACGCCAACGCGCTCCCCGAGCACGAACGCGCTCGCTACGCCAAGGCGCTCGAAGGGGACTCGTCGGACGGCGTGGTGACGGCCGAACTGCCCGGCGGGGGAACCGTCGGCATCCCACGGGACAGCTGCCTGTCGGATGCGAAAGGCCGGCTGTACGGCGACTTCCAGACCTGGTACCGGGCGGACAAGACCGTCACCCACCTGGCCCGCCTCTACGCGGCGGAGGTCATCGAGGACGGTCGCACCGCGACGGCGTTGGAGGCGTGGTCCGCGTGCATGCGGGAAGCGGGCCACGACTACGCCGACCCGCCGTCGGTCCGCGCCGGCCTTCCCTCGCTCACCGAAGGGCTGACCACCGCCAAGGCGTTCGCCGTCGAGAACGGCCTGGCCGTCACCGAGGCCCGCTGCGCGACGCGTACGCCACTGGCCGCGACCCTGCGGGCGCTGACCGCCGAGTACCGCTCCCCCCTCCTGGCGGAGTACGGCGACGACGTCGCCGCGCACCGGCGGATGGGTCTCGCCGCTCTTGCACGGGCCGAGGACATCACCGGCGCGACCGCCTGACCGAGCGGCCGCGGGGCGGGCGCCCCGCTGATGACGACTTCCGCGGCCCCGTGCCGCGGGTTCCGCACAACACCCGAACACACAAGGAGTGATGCACCATGCGCAAGACCCTGGCCACGGCCGCCACCCTGGCACTCGCCGGCCTCGGAGTTGTCCTTCCCGCCGGAGGGGCGCAAGCGTCCGACACATGCAACCGGGCCTACCAGACGGCCCTGGGCGGCTACTTCTACGCCTACTCCGGCGACCACTGCAGTGGCTACCTGGGCAAGACCACGAGCTGGGACTCGGACTGGGGCAACAGCTCCGGACCGTTCCAGGGCGGCGACACCAACAACGCCCAGTCGATCCTGCACAAGGGCACGTCCGGGCTGGCCGTACAGGTCATCAACGGGACC from Streptomyces sp. CA-278952 carries:
- a CDS encoding class I SAM-dependent methyltransferase, coding for MNSEPDFLNATRSSYDAMAPAYVDFARGELAAKPLERALLSAFAELAAAGGGGLPVADVGCGTGRVTAHLHGLGLGLDVFGIDLSPRMVAVAREEHPGLRFEEGSMLDLGLPDASLGGLLAWYSTIHVPDAELPRAFGEFNRVLAPGAHVQLGFQVGDEPLRFTEAWGMEVSLDFHRRQPERIAELLRDAGLEVVSRVWRERETDGPFPERVPQGFVLARRPPAA